A genomic segment from Phragmites australis chromosome 6, lpPhrAust1.1, whole genome shotgun sequence encodes:
- the LOC133920519 gene encoding uncharacterized protein LOC133920519, with protein MPSVDSDKEGDIFFDACDDIRSSTEASSSVGCSTSDQVSATWTPEYELWTREPMSVNERRQRFLKGMGFAESIPTETAFSHWQEETIGDCIFRDLEERISTICSSFRSSFSSASDSAYCIRDLDTGNRFIVHEIQQDGLTGILEEVGTNKLMVIKQSESFLSFCQLVHKFLQKGGARSPARGTNMAFNDKEKDPKSFCGRFSRKKGEARICMSDVHMKSLKTSTFFRTKVDQQNKKWMDFSAVYMCQEIQAHGGSIRVMKFSPSGLYLASVGEDNIMRIWMIREVESSPELYGREAPVEYMDRNKGLKMKLGESRSRTLAIIPKKVFNISETPLHEFHGHTSDILDMTWSKSDFLLTASKDRTVRMWRVGCDGCLAVFKHRDYVTCVQFNPVDERYFISGSIDRKVRVWDVSEKRVVDWDDTRDIITAVSYQPDGKGLIVGTFAGKCRFYDNSGPNMELKKVTRVKKKRSSGNQITGLQFSGDDPSRIAIASAGSKIRVSERAGITQKFEGRWGSRVLLPPSLTSDGRYLVSAGADSNVYIWNFDKVGGKSTKGLRTVSSCEHFFSEGVMSVATWPGLLHEGGGGGGGGGDLQSPENKGPALCRDRERCSFGTWFLADGMRGAATWPEEKLLPSLKYVNCAGLDDCRRKVSAAWNTVVLTGGRDGVIRCFHNYGLPVKL; from the exons ATGCCAAGCGTCGACTCTGACAAAGAGGGTGACATATTCTTCGATGCGTGTGATGATATCAGAAGCTCAACTGAGGCTTCATCTTCAGTTGGTTGCAGCACAAGTGACCAAGTATCAGCAACATGGACACCTGAGTATGAGCTGTGGACCAGAGAACCGATGAGCGTAAACGAAAGACGGCAAAGATTCCTGAAGGGGATGGGCTTTGCCGAATCTATTCCTACTGAAACTGCTTTTTCTCACTGGCAGGAGGAAACCATTGGTGATTGTATATTTCGTGACCTGGAGGAGAGGATTAGTACCATCTGTTCTTCCTTTCGGTCATCtttctcatcagcatcagataGTGCTTATTGCATAAGAGATCTGGATACCGGGAACAGATTTATAGTCCATGAAATTCAGCAAGATGGACTGACCGGCATACTTGAGGAGGTTGGAACAAACAAACTGATGGTTATAAAACAGTCTGAAAGTTTTCTTAGTTTCTGTCAGCTTGTTCATAAATTCTTGCAGAAGGGCGGTGCTCGCAGTCCTGCTAGAGGGACGAATATGGCCTTTAATGATAAGGAAAAGGATCCCAAGAGCTTTTGTGGAAGATTCTcaagaaagaaaggagaagcaagaatTTGCATGTCTGATGTCCACATGAAAAGCCTGAAGACAAGCACATTTTTCAGAACAAAAGTTGATCAGCAGAACAAAAAGTGGATGGACTTCTCTGCTGTCTACATGTGCCAAGAAATCCAAGCCCACGGGGGTTCAATTAGGGTCATGAAGTTCAGTCCATCCGGGTTGTATTTAGCTAGTGTCGGCGAGGACAACATCATGCGCATTTGGATGATAAGAGAAGTTGAATCCTCTCCTGAATTGTATGGCAGAGAGGCGCCTGTCGAGTACATGGACAGAAATAAAGGCCTTAAAATGAAGCTGGGAGAAAGCCGGAGCCGTACCCTTGCCATAATACCGAAGAAGGTTTTTAATATTTCAGAGACACCGCTGCATGAATTTCATGGCCATACAAGCGATATCTTGGATATGACATGGTCAAAGTCAGAT TTTCTCTTGACTGCATCTAAAGACAGGACCGTACGCATGTGGAGAGTTGGCTGTGATGGCTGTTTAGCAGTATTCAAACACAGAGATTATG TAACATGTGTTCAGTTCAATCCGGTCGACGAAAGATATTTCATCAGCGGCTCAATAGACCGTAAAGTCCGTGTTTGGGATGTTTCGGAGAAGCGAGTTGTTGACTGGGATGATACACGGGACATCATAACTGCCGTGAGTTACCAGCCAGATGGAAAG GGTCTTATTGTTGGAACATTTGCAGGGAAATGCCGCTTCTATGATAATTCAG gtcccaACATGGAACTGAAGAAAGTAACGCGTGTAAAGAAGAAGAGATCTTCCGGCAATCAGATCACTGGTCTGCAG TTTTCAGGAGATGATCCGTCTAGGATCGCAATCGCGTCAGCGGGTTCGAAAATCCGAGTTTCTGAACGTGCTGGCATCACCCAAAAGTTTGAAG GACGGTGGGGCTCCAGGGTTCTTCTACCGCCGTCTCTGACATCCGACGGCCGGTACCTCGTGTCGGCGGGCGCGGACTCCAACGTGTACATTTGGAATTTCGACAAAGTGGGCGGCAAAAGCACCAAAGGCTTAAGGACAGTTAGCTCCTGTGAACACTTCTTCTCTGAAGGCGTCATGTCCGTGGCGACGTGGCCAGGGCTGCTGCacgaagggggcggcggcggcggcggcggcggcgatctcCAGTCACCAGAGAATAAGGGACCAGCCCTGTGCCGTGACAGGGAGCGCTGCTCGTTCGGGACGTGGTTCCTCGCCGACGGCATGAGGGGCGCCGCGACGTGGCCCGAGGAGAAGCTGCTGCCGTCCCTCAAGTACGTCAACTGCGCGGGGCTGGACGACTGCCGCCGCAAGGTGTCGGCGGCGTGGAACACGGTCGTGCTCACAGGCGGCCGCGACGGGGTCATCCGGTGCTTCCACAACTACGGTTTGCCGGTGAAGTTGTAG